Within the Dermacentor silvarum isolate Dsil-2018 chromosome 8, BIME_Dsil_1.4, whole genome shotgun sequence genome, the region AAGTAATGATGTCATGATAATGTATCAAATTAAGATAACTAGTAAGCATTTCCCAACTTTCCTACTGGTTAAGGCTCATCCTTTTACATGTAAGCATGTAGGAGAGTTTGTACAACTATAAATATAAGTGCCAGTACTCCTTTAAAATATTCCACTAGTGTTTGCCAAACTGGGCAGTTCTCATGAATTAGTTATGCATTTGAAGTTCTAGGAAAGCATGTCGGTGTTTTTGCAGCAGGGAGCTCGAACAGTCTAAAAGCTGCTGACGCAAAGTCTGACACCCGACGTCACTAGGTCAAGCTCCCGTGTTTTGCCACAGCTCTTTATTGGCACACCTGGCGTATATTCAAAGTATTCAAAAACACTACAGCAAATCTCAACAAGCTTCATGCGTCAACATCTGCATTCCAAGAATTTGCCAAGCAGGAGGTGCCTCAGAAAAGAACGGGGGAACGAACTACACAACAATTGTCTGGGAAATGCAGCGAGCGTGTTCCACTCAGTGGATGTGTGTGCAGAACCAAGGCGACTCTACAAAGCTGTGCAGTGCGTCGTGGGGGACCTGAGTGCGCTCGAGAGCAGCTTACCGTTGGCGGTGAGTGGCAAGGCGGGCTCCTCCTCGCTGCTGCAGCTTCCCCGCTTACCCAGTTCCCCGTTGGCAAGCTCCTCGTCGTTCTCGCCCTCATCCTCGGCCTCAGCCACGTGGTGGTGCTGGGGTGTGCTCGACGCCTGCACCAGCGCCTCAGCAGCTTCCTGCTGCCGCCGGCGGGCCTCCTCCACTTCTTCCTGGAGCCTAGAGGAACCAACGTGCAACGTCAGGCACAGCATTATAATTGCCATCCGTCATCATGCATCAATTACTACCATGAATCATTAAGTCAGCTCGCAAGCATTAAAATGCTCTTTTGTTCTCGGCAGGGCTGGATACCGCAGCAACTGCTCCGCAAGTTGTTCGTCTTCCCGAATAAATGTAAGGACTACAGCATTCCACGACGGCCACTGTCATGAAGCCCTACACAACACATGATTTCACATTTTCACAAAACTTCATAAACATTTAGTTCGAGACGCGGAATCAAGGAACTAAAGCACAGTGGCATTTCAACACCAGAACAATGGATTATACAGGAGCCACTATCTGCTCAGAGCTTATTGTGCGAAACAGGAAACTGAATAAAGTGGCTACATTGTCTCTGCACAAAGCTCCACTGCATCAACGCATTGCTAAAGCTGTGAGCTCTCAATTTTATGACCTGCATGCCAAACAGCTGCTACCAGGGAGAACACTACCACAGGGTTGCTTGTGGGACCTGTTCGTACATAGCAAACACCAAAACAACTAGTGAAAACGTAAGACTACTGGACAAGCTCAGGACTTGAAATTAATGTATTTAGGCAAAATTAACGCTCAGATCAACCCGACTGGTCTGTTGCTGCAGAAATGAAATAAACTAAAGAACAAAACTGACAACTCTTGCACTATAGGACCAGGATAACGCAACAATTCTACTCAAATTCTATTCCTTCGTGCACTTCGTCAGTGCTCTAAGCAGCGTTCCACTTCCATTATCACCCGAATCAGCTGGTCGTGAACAGTGAGCAATAAGAAACAGCATCGAGGAAAAGGAACCCTTGCGTGGCCCGACTATCTATAATAAACTGCTATAACTCCGGTTCCATAGCACCGAGGCGGTATTCTCGGGAGATTACTTTTCAGGATATCATCACTTTTGTCAGATCTTGCGACCCTGCACTGGATGCATTAAAGGATACGGCCGATGGCGCTCTTGGCACTATGCAAAGACGCGAGAGCTTAGCACAGCACCAGAAATGACGGCCGCATATGCCGACGCATTTGGTGCCAAGTCACACAGTATCTCGCGAAAATTAAACTACCTCTAAAAAGCGATTCCCCGAGCATACCGCCCCTTCCAACTTCAACCCCAACTCCAAATCTATATTAGAACTGCGCAAGACGTGGCATCCCACCTGCGAGTCTCCTCGTCCTTGGTGTTGACCTCCTCCTGCATGCGCTGCACCTCGATCTGCTTCTCGCGGATGGCCTCCTCGAGGCGCGACTTCTCCTCGGTCTCCATCAGCTTGTCGTTCTCCAGCTTGCGCATCATGTCCTCCAGCTCGCGCTGCTTCCGCTCAAACTCCTCCTTGGCGGCCTGTACCTGCCGCAGCTGCTCCTCGAGTCGCACAATGGTGTCCCGCGCCGTGGTCAGCTCCTGCTGCCGCTGCTCCATCTCGGCCTGCATCTGGCGCAGTCGCTCGGCGTACTCCTGCTGCTTCTTCTCGGCCATCTCGCGGGCCTCCGTCTCCTTGCGAAGCTTCTCCCTGTTACACCAAAACCGCACAActttaatttcatttcattccCGTCACAGATTCCACCAGGCCAAAGCTGAAGTGAACAAACTTCACCAACGGCACCCGGACTCCCCAGGTTGTGGCTTACAACACGAGAAATTTGCATTCAATTTCAACACAACACACAGTAAAGATGCACAAAACAATCAGAAATATCGCAGTAAAAAGATTTCACCATAGTACATACGGTCAGTATTAGTACAGAAAAGTGCTTAAATGCTGTGAATGCTTAATTTTTCAACAAAGATATAGACATCAGTTTAATGTGGGACAGTGACATAACATTTGGCATCCATGCAGAGTGCAGAGAACTATTGAATGTAGGCTATTGTGATATTCCTTAAGTAGTGACAtgtcaaaaaagaaaatgcattttcagaataattatttaattttaacacgaaagtgttttatgccggggtccaccaagacttcactgacgtatttccgtcacggaaatacgtcatagaacataatacaaagaaataaaccagaagaaaaagttccacaaacatgcaaaatttggaaatcgaacccacgacctctcggtccgcgacgatagatcgccgagcgtttaacccattgtgccacaaacgcatttgcagagtgctacacagacgcgccttatatatctaacactcctccgtgtacccgcgctcttgctcggggcggtgccgccgcctacgagcagaaaagagaagtactgcattatgacactaacgcgcaccgacagtgaacgcttcggtggtctcagcactacgacgcctcgatgccagcattcgaagggacgctggcatcaagaagcactaccaatgccacctaggtggcgttcaccgtactcagcacagcggagcgtggcctccgcaattagctctgaaaatgtttctgaagttgatcgcggaggctgcaattacgacgcgctgtacgcgctgatttgactcggtgacgattcagttacgtgctttgtcttgcgcgttgtattagtgtgtcagttacgtgcttcgtctttcgcgttgtgctagcgtgtgcagcgtagtgcagcttccatatgcacgacggttgctcatggtcatcgacgttggtagtcgtgatggaggagacgtgccaccaggcgtcagcgtgggtgcatcaacgcctaagggcgctttagtcacaaaacaccaatagacattatatatcaatgtgcaataaacattacactacttctgtgaagacacgtttcactttcgtgttctataccgattcctatataagagggatcaaccacatttttttttcatacctgcAGGCTGAACAATAAATGCAATATATTAGAGATAAAAGTTTAAGTTTATCAAAGAACTCTATATGAGCACGGTAGTCTCAGTTACCTATGCAAcagatttcttttattttaaacaTAACAGTATGCAGTTGTCCTTCAGATGTGTTACCTCAAACCAGAAAACAATTTACATGTGATAAGAACAAACTCATAAATAAGTCATTTTATTCCTGCTGGTGGCAAGGCAACCATCGACTTACGATTGCCTCCTGGAAGGCATCCATTTTTCTATGAAATAGTCAATCTTGCTACGATTAAAGGAATTTAAAGTAATGCAGTAATAATCACATGTAATGAAGAAATTATAAAGCACTCCCAAAGTACAACCTGTGTGCACCCGTTAGCAGTAGTTAGCAGTAATGGTCGTTCCCGATTGACCACAGATTTACGAATCACTGTTACGACTTGCTGCAATAACATTGCTGCCATGCCAGGCAGAAAAACCACCTCCGATTCCAACTATGGCACATAAAGAATTTTTTTCTGGCCACACTCTGAACATTGTGTCCGAGTGGTTCAAGTAGTTGCATGCCCTTGTCCATTGCAGAAGGGTCACATCAATTACAAGACTGATGCAAAGTCACTTTTGCTTAAATTGCTTTTGGGTTCCATTCATTTGAGTCGTCTGTTGATAGTGCCCCTTTGGGATCAATCGCATCGATCCTGCTTACATATTAGGCATGCTTGTGCAAACATTCTATATTTTCGAATAGTCAATCGAATAGTATGCTATTTCATATTTGCTTTTGCTTAAATTTCAGTATTGCAAGTTTTCAAAGGATTCGAAATGAACAAATTTAACAATATATAGGCGGTTTCAGTGAGCAAGTCTCAACGGCTTATAGCCAAGACAAGCCAAAGAGATTAGTTTACAGTCAAACTGATTTTTGCACCTGCTTTATTATTTGAACATCGATCCTGCAGCCCCACCACCTCCCTCTGTATTGAACCAATGTATAACACTGAGGTTTCGGGAGGGCTAAAGGCATCTGGCTCGATTTTATGAACAAAGTCTACATGCACAGTGCCATTAAAAATGCCAGATGTGGATAAATTTCGTACCAGTGTTTCCTGCACTCTCGCTTTCACTGGCACGATGGTTTCTCTGTTTTCCAGCAGCCATACGGCCACTGCAAATAGATTCGAGTCCGCTCAACACCAAACTACAAATGGCTGCTGGCACCCAGTGAAACAGTGCTGGTAAGGCATAACAGCCAAGGCAGGCGAAGTAATGGGAGGCAAACTGTTGCAGGAAGTTTGCTGCTCATATGTGATCGGGCCTGAAATTGTGCATATGGGCTAGACTGCTGCTTCGACATTCACGAAATTGAAAATGGAGCAAGCAGCTTGTAAACAAATTTACTGAGCTGCTGacgtaaaaaaaatgtaaaactTGCATTTTTCAATGAAAATTTTTGCATACCAGCGCTTTGAAAATAAACTTATTTCAGAGACGAACCAGCTTTCTTCTTTGCAAGAGCCATTTTTTTTTCCCAATATGACAACATATGGCAATATGACAAAAAAGAAATTCTGGTaagttgcctgtaggcaacactcatAAAGGGTTAAgtacaaactaaaaaaaaattgttacctTTCCTGCTTGCGGGCCAGTTTCTCCTCTTGAGCCTGTGCCTTCATCTGTTGCACCTCAATGGTGTCAGGCTTTCGGCGCCTCATGTAGAGTTCGTGGTTGCCCATGCACAATGCCAGAATACGCTTGTTGATTCGCAGCCGGGGGGCAAAGAACACAAAGTCCTGCAATGCAGAAAGCATGAACACGTGACGCTGCCGCCCCTGCTTTGatgcagcacatttttttttttatacccaAGGAAAATAGTTAAGATTGTATGTGCGTTACTGTTGGATGCAAAGCCACAACCACGTCTGAAGTGCTGGCAATGACCTACAATCACAGCAAGTCATTTTCGCCACAAGACTGCCGACAAAAGCTGCCGCGTAGGTTGGCAATGACAATGTGGcactttcattatgaaagctAATTTGAAAGAGGTTTCTTTTACGCCTTTTACAAGCTAAGTTAGCGGAAACAGTTATGTCGCATGTCTTGGCGTTCTGAACACTGTACGAGAAAACTGTAGCGGGACAAACTGGCAAAATGGTTAGTAGAGCCGAGTCGTTCCAAGAAATGCTACATATCAAACCGTGCACCACACACCGGTCACCATGCAATCTATAGACAATGACAGAGTTGTCAGGCAACGACTAATAATAAATTTGCATTCTGAAggtaaatacagtaaaacctcgttaattcgacccacgttaattcggaaaatcggataattcggacGAGCCCTCTGGTCAcagccggcgtatgcattattcaatgcaatgaAACTCGATTCCAACGTACCTGGCTGCACatcagttaattcggacaactttcggagctcggcGAGCGAGGAGCGCCCCAAATAAGCGACACAAAAGAGCAACAACGGCGCGagcgtccaaccgaaacaaaTCGGCAGAGTCCGCTTCGCCATAGTCATTAGCGGAAAtcatacgtgaatgacagcaacaccggaacgcttcgtgcctatttgttcctttaaagcctttattcttgcgtttaacGCCACGCACAGCACCGTGTTGGCCACGTTCCTTCATGACTGCGCAGTCGCCATCCACAATTACGTCGATAGCGGTCGCGAaagcagtagtttcgttttgattCAGTTcgcgcgtcggccgcgcgccttcagaaccgcaaggtcaccGTCCGTGATCacgtcgacagcggccgcggtttcggcCGTgttttcgtccgcagcggttgtggcaaacagtggTTTCATTTTTACTCGGTGCAAAGCTTTAAGGATGAAGAGCATGGTCTACATCGCAATAAGCGGCGACCTGGCGACACTGCCGAATAAATAATCAGGATGTGCGCACGGTAGTCAAAAGCGTCACAGATGCACGCCGCAGCCACGAGGCCTTTGCAGCTGTGAGCCCTAATCAGTCGCAAGATGACAAGCATTGCAGCgcccgcactgcttttgtgcaaaatggAAATAGGATTtgccgattcattcagtaaataaaaacgtattgatgtagtaagcatttgtttctCTATGCCCTCGATAACTTGACATTCGATTAATGTGGACATTTCTTTCAGTCCCGTGAAACCCAAATTAACGAAGTTTTACTGTACTGCAGGTTTTACCTTTTTCAGATTGGAAAAATTGGAGGCAAGGGTACTCGTTTTCCTTTTAACGATTGAGTTCGCATTTCTTTGAATGCACATTATTTTCCACTTTGAACGCATAAAAGCTGGGCCCATGTGAGAATCAGACAAACACTCATTTCTTTTAGTAGAAAGATTAGTTAGTCATTTCTCACATACTTGGGATCAAAAAGTACAGAAAAGTAGCGGCTACAAGATTTATACGAACAGAACAGGCAAGCAGTAAACAAACTTCGACAACCCGTTAGTAATCAACTTCAGAGGTCAGCATGCGGTCAGACGCCTTTTTGATTTCCGTAGGAAAAACTCACGGGAGCCTTCTTGTCGATGGGCTTGATGACAAACTTCCTGTCGTTGAAAGAGATGTTTCTGATTTCGCTCCAAGGGAAGCCAATCTTGGGTGTCAGCCTGCGATTCAGAAAATTTGAAGCTTATTAATTAGCACTGACAGGTGCAACTTGCCAATAACATCGACAGTAATGCAGGATAATGCACACTGCGGTACTGTTGCCACTTTCCATCCTACATGTACAAGCACTTTAACTTGCGCCCTCTTGGCTGTTAAATGCCTTTTTAGGTATGAGGACACCAAGGCTATGTATAGCATGGTCCACACTTAAAGTGAACAAATTTAGTATCCAGTTTTACATTATTCAAGAAGTCTTCATTTTAAAGAAAGTCTGCAGCTGATATGCAATAGGCCAACTGATATAAGCATTACAGACTGATGAGTATCGTAAAAATACTAGGTAGAggtttttgaaaaagaaaaacaatgttgAAAAGCACTCGCTCATCTTGTAATAGCGGTCTGACAACTTCAGCTGTCTTGACATTATTTGACCAAAAATAGGGATCGTCGACATACTTGTCGCCATTGACAATTTCGCAGACTGCAAAAACGTGCTTTACTACTTGGGGTACAAAATTAGCAAGTCCTGGCTTGACTTTCATGCTGCACTTGAAAACAATGATAGAACACACAGAAGCAAACAAGAGAATAGTGGCACTGCACCATTTTAGGATTTCAACAAACAAAATGAGATGATTCAACTGTCGAGCTTTATGAAAAGTTCTATTTGCAGCTGCTACATTGTTCATACTGAGCTTGAAAAGGCACCATGGTGGGGCTTCTTTGCCAGCATCGTGCACAAGCTTTCCTGTTGATGGCAGATTCGATTTATTGTAAAAGCGATGAAATTTGCTGCTACATGAATTGATAAGGTGCGCCTCTTCACCAAAGGAGTTGCAACTGCAAAAACAGAGCCGCAATCTTATTACAAAGAAATTTTAGCGCTTTGTATTAAGACTGCAGCAGAAGTACGACTATCCACTGGGTCATTGTCGGCACCACAGAAGGTCTCATTGGCCACCGCAGTCCACGAACATTGCATGAAAAACCTGAATCTGCTATCGACGAGACCGAAAAACCTCAATGGCCGGCAGTAACCCAAGGACGCCTAGAGGCCAACTGCAGTATTGCGTGTGCCTAGTCCTGCATAACAAATGCCCTGAACATTGCTTATGTGCCATGGAATGGCAAAAGCAACTAGCTGCTGTCCCCAGACAAATCCACACGTGAACTGTTCGGATTCTTGTCTGACGAATGAACAAAGTGACCCAAAATGAAGCATGTTCAGCGTCATCTATTGCAGAATTAAAATTTTTATTTGCCACAATGCCAGGGGTGAACCTATTTTCTGATTTATACCGTAGTGATCAGTGCTGGCATCCTATTTAGATGTTCCCTTTATTTCCGGACCCAAGTGTACAAAAGTTGTGTGCTGCTACATACTCAGTGACAGCTCTCATCAACAAAATGCCGGCTAAAATAGATCCACAATTTCTTATATACATGTCTCATTGCCACAGCATTCACTGTTATAAACGATTCAATTACTGAACACACCAAAAATATCAACTTTTGACCCCTCAGAGATGTCTCACAGACTCACTTGTCGTCCTTCTCGTAGATGTTGAGGCCAAGGGCATCGACACCAAGCCAGAGGTCAGTGCCCTTTTTGTTCTTGATCTCGAAGTAGTTGACGCCATACATTTCCAAGTCCTGGGCAATCTTTAGGTATTCCATCATAGCATCATCCCTACACAGGGGCACACCACGTCAGGATGAAACACTTGATATTAAGGTCCGATTTCTTTGGAAGCCTACTCATTGAGTAAATCGTAATTTCACAAAAGGGCTCACCTGTGAAGTTCCTTGTGCTCTGCCCACCAGTTCGTTATCCTCTCGTCCCACTGTTCCTTGGTCAACTTGTGCTGATCCATGACCCTAAGAAGAAGGCAATTTTTAAGCACAGAAATATTGATTCTAACCAGATCAGCAATTACAAGTTCCCGGATTCTATCCTGAAAGGACAGCGATTAGGCGAGCTAATTACCAGGCCATGGCAATAGCGAAGAAAGCAATCATTTGGCTAGCAGAGAGCAATCAATTTCAATTAAAAGTCCACAGAAAATATAGGTTTTGTACAAGCACCAACTAAAAAGTCACTATACAACAATGCAATGATAACAGCCAAAATACGAAGTAATCTGGTTGCACGCAAGCATATCTACATACAGCCAATGCAATGAAAAGCTTTTCTGGCCATTCTTGGGGTGAGAGTTGCTTTCAGATTAATCTTAAATTACGCAAACATTTAGACGATCCCCTGAAATTCTACATAATTAGTAGCAACTATTTTATGTTTGCAAAGTCAAGTCACCAATTTATCAATTGATGGCCAACAACCGTGTGAAAAATTTAACTCTTCCCTTACCACGCCCACAAAGCAATGTGTCACATGTCCCATACACCCTGCGCGAAAATGTCAAACTACACGCACTCCTACAGACTTGCTGTGCCATCTAATTTATTGCCGAAACACGAAAGTTTTGTTTCTCCGAGTAGTAGTTTGTTTTTCCAAGTGTTCGCGAGCTTTAACGGCAGTACAAAGTACAGTTCGTATCGTTTGGTCGCAAAGATGGTagatgcttaaagggacactaaaggcaaatatttcaacgtggactgttgAAATACGATACCAGAAACCtagaaacgcttgtttcgtgccaagaaaacttatttttaagagaaaattgcgtctgaagcgtccgcgtacacTGTAACGCAATTCTAATTGCGTACCCCAGCGAGGAGTAGCGACGTCATGGCCATATCGTGACGTTGTGCCCCCGGTGAGTAAAACGCATTCCTCCATGGTAAAACAGcacccgcagacggcgctacggcttttttttgGGGGGAAGCGCAAAcacgcggccagaaacagagccaagacagagccgacggcagtgtgAAAGCAGAAGTATAGTGGCTAGCTACCATAGCggaaggtaaagcgcgcgccTCATTGTGAACACTGATCGTCGACGCTCTTCGCAATGGAACAAATAGTTGACCCTGACAACGACAAATTGGCACGTGATGCTGGACTCGATTTTGGTGGTTTAAGCTCCTaagagcgtgacatgctgctgagggctcgcgctgccgacgtcgttgcctactacgacggcggcctcgacaccagCTCTTCCGAGCGCAAAAGCAGTGAGGACAcctgcaatgcgacgtcgggcgacgaagctggtcaccatatggacgtgccgtcgcgactctcaagctgctagcaaattcaagtgagCCAGCAACGCCAGCatagtcatggaggaaggaaaagcttttcctccatgagcgcagtactacgcaataacgaaacttctgaaactcgaaagcgagcgCGGCACAGAGTCGAGCGAAAATGAAACCTTTTGATCACCCGcatcgttatcaagtgtaacgccaagaaggtatttttttctaagaatctaatagaagtagacaagtagcatttttatatatatacatatatattcttataatccaacgaaacaatctttttaatacgagtggttgagtactagtaactttttttaggagtgccttcgtcattggGTAAGTACCGGAATTTCGCTGGGGAGTCTTATCacgtcctgcatttacctcaatttctcaattactaaagctctgttcgcgattatattgacgccttagacattctagagcattgctctatcactttagcttgactttttatttgacttagtgtccctttaaatcaCCGGACTTTCGCGCAAACGATGTCATTCTCGCAATGCTTTTGCATCCTGATTGTTTGGATGCATCTAGCAGCAGCGACTCTGAGAATGAATTAAATTCATAAGACTTCAGTTCGGTCAACAGAGGAAACCCTGAGAACCACAaggccgaggaggaggaggaacaattTAAACCAGGCCGAAAAAATCTTTTAACTCATGTTTCTTATCACCTAGAAGGTTGAAGCTTTCACTTCTATGGCCAATTGATATGAAAACATTTTGTATATTTTAGATATTTTCCTTTGATAGTAACAGCAGAAATGTTCTATCCATTTTTCAATAAATCTTGTTTTAGGCACTTACACATTTGTTTGGCATGTATTTTGCAATAATACAATTACACAATATTTGTCTAAAATTATAACCTTTAGAAAGTACAATTATTTATCTTTCaattgatatacagggtgttttgtaagttttacggaattttttgaaattgcctgtggcaggtagcacaattcttattgagctgggttattcgatcaggcggacattagtagcacgagaaatccgAAACActccaactaattaacaaaaattcactaattaaattcttagttaattactttacgacacatattgcagtttacaagcTGTAGCCAGGGAGCTTGTCAGgcgatgaatttccagaatgacacaagtttggagatacgcgccatcaaactcgccataaaaatgcactgttgttccacttaattttttactaaaatactgttttatacattgaagcacaaaagtaactggaatgccgatgtatttcatcccacactttgggaaatatctcggaactggtgtcatcttggaaattcatttaaagtggatgcgtcttgcaaactcatcggctacaattcgtacattgtaatatatgtcgtaaagtaattaactaggaagTTCATTAGTGATTCTTCTTTAATTATgtgaacatgtgtttcgatttctcgtgctactaatgcctgcctcttcgaataaaccaggtcaacgataagaattatgctacctgccacaggcgatttttaaaaatttcgtaaagcttaattttgaacacccagtatagcATGACATTGTGACCATGACACTACACATAAGAAAATGAGTACTAAAACCTTCAAAGGGTGGCCAATTTTCACATGGTAAAGGAAGTTAAAATGTAAATGAAAATTTACATTTTAATATAAATGAAAGGTAAAATGATTCTTACACCGCATGCTCCTTATTTCCACCCTGGAATATAATATGACAAGCAGCTATTTTCAATGTGGTGGCAACAAGCTTCATGGGAATCACGATTAACCACTAATAGAGAAAACGTACAAAAATGAGGCTTGAAAGTAGAACCATTCACTGTCACTCCAATTCTTGTAACACAAGCACAAAGcagcacacgcgcacacacacacacacacacacacacacacacctctgaGGCAACAGCCTGTCGTTGGCTAGACAGCCTGGCTTGTGGATGTCTGGGCAGTAGTTTCCATATTTAGCCTGCACTGCATAGGAGGCCAAGAGGACTGACGTTTCTGGTGGGCAGTAGATCTCGTCGGTCAGGATGACGCTCTTGACTTGCAAGTAGAAGAGGCGCTGCGGAGCACAAAATGACCAAATTTATGCCACTCAAAGAGGGTCAAATTAACAGAATAGAGCGGCCAATATAATTATAGTACACCACAAAAAGGTGGGCTCCTAGCGCACAATTTAACCGGAAATCTCAATTTGAGATCTGCTTCTAAGCCACTCCACTCCCACCGCCCCCAACCATTTTGGCATGGCTTGTGTGATGCCAAGATTCTTACACCACATGCTCTGGCACCCAACAGCGCAGCAAACGCATTGTCATAGCACTGTGCCTGCAGTTCTCTTGCTCTCACAACACAGTAGAAACAAGAGAATTGTAGAAACTTATTTCAGGCTGACCTGCAAGACGCACATGCAAGAACGAAATGATGCATACACCACGCACACTGGCCATGCAGACCACTTTATTTCGTCACCCATCAGCGTCACCAGACTGCTTCACAGTTCCACTGTGATGAAACGAATCAAATACAAATTTTCTACTGCTCGAAATGTGCTTAAATGTGTAGATTACCATGAAATGCAAAATACAAGCTCGAAAATTTGGCGTCACAACCTATTTAATGCCGAGCGTGCATGGGCAATGCCATGAGCCCAACATGCAAACCCTGTGACGAAGACTGCACAACCACAACCCACATCCACAAGCTAAAGTTTGGAGAATGCAGGTagcacaagaaaatatatttAGCAGTCTAGGTACGCAACCTGAAATCGAGTGGTCAGTGTGCATTTGATCAATAAAATGCATTACCAAACCACAGACATCCCAATCACACACTGACACAGCGTAAATTAGGCATTGCAGATGCTGAAACAAGTGTTGCTAAATTTTTGTAATTTTCGGCCCACTAAGACCTGCATCCCCCATTAAGAAAACCCAAatttaaaggcacactaaagagaaactTGTTCAGTTCAGACAAAAAATGCATTCTCTTAAAAACTCATTTTCATTGATTTCACAGTAAGGTTTCTTACTAGAGGAGGAAATGTTTGTTTTTGAATTTTGCACTGAAAGCTCAATGCTAGTACGTCGTCGTGAAGTCACGGATTTCAATGCATTTCTTGCATCTTGTCTTTTGTGGCACAGCAAAAGTTATTGAAACTTTC harbors:
- the LOC119461152 gene encoding moesin/ezrin/radixin homolog 1-like isoform X1 translates to MPKPVNVRVTTMDAELEFAIQASTTGKQLFDQVVKTIGLREIWFFGLQYTDNKGYITWLKLNKKVLSQDVKKENPLLFKFRAKFYPEDVAEELIQEITQRLFYLQVKSVILTDEIYCPPETSVLLASYAVQAKYGNYCPDIHKPGCLANDRLLPQRVMDQHKLTKEQWDERITNWWAEHKELHRDDAMMEYLKIAQDLEMYGVNYFEIKNKKGTDLWLGVDALGLNIYEKDDKLTPKIGFPWSEIRNISFNDRKFVIKPIDKKAPDFVFFAPRLRINKRILALCMGNHELYMRRRKPDTIEVQQMKAQAQEEKLARKQEREKLRKETEAREMAEKKQQEYAERLRQMQAEMEQRQQELTTARDTIVRLEEQLRQVQAAKEEFERKQRELEDMMRKLENDKLMETEEKSRLEEAIREKQIEVQRMQEEVNTKDEETRRLQEEVEEARRRQQEAAEALVQASSTPQHHHVAEAEDEGENDEELANGELGKRGSCSSEEEPALPLTANGAEFTNHENEDVPRPEEERSTEVSKKKALGDQLEMLSKELSAMKDDAKLTRNDILHQENVRQGRDKYKTLREIRKGNTKRRVDQFENM
- the LOC119461152 gene encoding moesin/ezrin/radixin homolog 1-like isoform X2; translation: MPKPVNVRVTTMDAELEFAIQASTTGKQLFDQVVKTIGLREIWFFGLQYTDNKGYITWLKLNKKVLSQDVKKENPLLFKFRAKFYPEDVAEELIQEITQRLFYLQVKSVILTDEIYCPPETSVLLASYAVQAKYGNYCPDIHKPGCLANDRLLPQRVMDQHKLTKEQWDERITNWWAEHKELHRDDAMMEYLKIAQDLEMYGVNYFEIKNKKGTDLWLGVDALGLNIYEKDDKLTPKIGFPWSEIRNISFNDRKFVIKPIDKKAPDFVFFAPRLRINKRILALCMGNHELYMRRRKPDTIEVQQMKAQAQEEKLARKQEREKLRKETEAREMAEKKQQEYAERLRQMQAEMEQRQQELTTARDTIVRLEEQLRQVQAAKEEFERKQRELEDMMRKLENDKLMETEEKSRLEEAIREKQIEVQRMQEEVNTKDEETRRLQEEVEEARRRQQEAAEALVQASSTPQHHHVAEAEDEGENDEELANGELGKRGSCSSEEEPALPLTANGAEFTNHENEDVPRPEEERSTEVSKKKALGDQLEVGCVCRAVWSVTATEFLTEVACVLRACWQISPCGSSRRVEESSWK
- the LOC119461152 gene encoding moesin/ezrin/radixin homolog 1-like isoform X4, which codes for MPKPVNVRVTTMDAELEFAIQASTTGKQLFDQVVKTIGLREIWFFGLQYTDNKGYITWLKLNKKVLSQDVKKENPLLFKFRAKFYPEDVAEELIQEITQRLFYLQVKSVILTDEIYCPPETSVLLASYAVQAKYGNYCPDIHKPGCLANDRLLPQRVMDQHKLTKEQWDERITNWWAEHKELHRDDAMMEYLKIAQDLEMYGVNYFEIKNKKGTDLWLGVDALGLNIYEKDDKLTPKIGFPWSEIRNISFNDRKFVIKPIDKKAPDFVFFAPRLRINKRILALCMGNHELYMRRRKPDTIEVQQMKAQAQEEKLARKQEREKLRKETEAREMAEKKQQEYAERLRQMQAEMEQRQQELTTARDTIVRLEEQLRQVQAAKEEFERKQRELEDMMRKLENDKLMETEEKSRLEEAIREKQIEVQRMQEEVNTKDEETRRLQEEVEEARRRQQEAAEALVQASSTPQHHHVAEAEDEGENDEELANGELGAEFTNHENEDVPRPEEERSTEVSKKKALGDQLEVGCVCRAVWSVTATEFLTEVACVLRACWQISPCGSSRRVEESSWK